The genomic segment AAAAGTAGTTGAAGACAAATACACATACTGTATGTGACATACAGTATAAGCTGCCACATCCGGACtttatatagtttaaaaacttaTGGAAAATGGAAAATCACATGtgtgttaggcaagtagaagccgcatttttatattctttttattgagcctatggtaaagttaactaatattgtaatatgtattcgtttttaaatatcttgggaatctattttattaaaattgattaaaCCTGATCTcagacaatttcatttattttttatttattcaggttgtatacaatacttaatattttagtagtaaacctattggtaagttggtggtttattgaatagtaacgtagggaaggctgtgggccattTTACCTGGCGGCCTGATATAatttcggatttttttgttttgtggaccgcacgaccatctccactgttgtGTCTAGCCGCAAGCCactcccagactgtcaccgtatagtacttttctttcccggtgtacgtctgatttatatgtggtacatatagattcggttttgtacgctaCAGTCGTACTAACATAAACATTAAACATATGAAGGTGAATACATAATATGTCATATTATGAAATACGGTAGGCAATACTACCGGTTTTCAGTCGATTCAGCTTAATAAATCGGTTacttgttatttgttttaaacggcACCGAAAAGTATTGAAACGAACGAATGATTGAAATGATTCGATCGTTTTCAGAGTCAGTCACTGATTGATTCGGTCCTTGTAAAATAAACGATTGACGCGACATTAGTGTGTGAACAGTACTGTAAAATCACATCGGGAAGCATTTATTCGTGGTTTAAATACATGATTAAAAAGGTCCTACTGTTCGTGGTCCACGATTTGCATTAATGCGCGCAGGAAGTAAAGATGGACTTGTCGACGGAGCCTAATACACTTTTTTGGCAAAAAGGAACACCGCAGATTACCACGATGAAAAGTATGGCCTGTTTTTGAAAATAcccgaaaaaaaaaacgtttgtGGTAATGGACACTGCAATGAAAAAATTCCAATACAAGTAGTAACAAAGAGGAAATGAATAAATGGTTGCTGTCAAAAGATTTATGTTTTCAAGAAGATTACTTGAAATATGAATTGTTACAGTTGGTAAATACTTTTAAGTCACGGTATGAGGGTTATATTATTGATGATATTGTAAAAGAAACAAATGTTAAATTGTTACGACTACCTCCATACTACTGCGAATTGAATCCAATTCTCCATAAAAATTCACAAATACGTAAATCACGTGATTAAAGTGAAACAAAGTTGTGAGAAATTGATATTGACTATTTTGTTATTGCAGTCAAGACaatcattttttgtatattaGCAATTCTCATTTACATTAGACTGATGCTGATCATGGATCCTTTTTCTTAAATAGCGTGTATTATTTTTTCTTGTCGGCACttgcaattaaaatattttagttttgtttagtaCTAAATACATCTTTACTAAATTTTGGTTACTTTATGTTTTATCCTGTTGTTTCTatttaatcaaatttttataGTTTGGTTTGTTTTAGGTATTTcgcaaaaaaaattattggaaatGGAAGGTATGAAAAGAAAACTTCAtacatgtgaaatttgttttaggcAGTTGACTACAGCAAATAGTTTGAAAGTTCATTTGAgaattcacactggagaaaaatcatACCAGTGTGTAGTTTGCTTTAAGCAGTTTAATCGGAAATATTCTTTGTATCAACATTCGAAACTGCACCTTAAGGAAAagccgtacaagtgtgaaatttgttttaagcaattttatacagcaagtaatttgaaaatacatttgagagtgcacactggagaaaagcctcacaaatgtgaaatttgttttaagcagtttactacaGCATCTAATTTAAAACAACATTtcagagtgcacactggagaaaaaccttacaagtgtgaaatttgttttaagcaatttagtcaagcagATAATTTGAAagcacatttgagagtgcacactggagaaaaatcttataagtgtgaaatttgttttaggcAGTTGACTACAGCAAATAGTTTGAAAGTTCATTTGAgaattcacactggagaaaaatcatACCAGTGTGTAGTTTGCTTTAAGCAGTTTAATCGGAAATATTCTTTGTATCTACATTCGAAACTGCACCTTGAGGAACAgtcgtacaagtgtgaaatttgttttaagcgattTAGTCAAGCATGTgaattgaaaatacatttgagagtgcacactggagaaaagcctcacaaatgtgaaatttgtttcaagcagtttactacagcaggtaatttgaaaattcatttgagagtgcacacaggagaaaaatcttataagtgtgaaatttgttttaagcaatttagtcgagCAGATAATTTGAAagtacatttgagagtgcacactggaaaAACCTTAaaagtgtgatatttgttttgaGCAGTATAACCAACACACATAATTTGAAAAAACacgagaaaaatcttacaagtgtgaaataatgtttattgtataagctttctctaatttttttatatccaatTCAAATTATACAGATTAatgattataaaaaatattcagaaTATCTATAAATACAGAGTAAAATAGTACGATTTgtgacaatatttaataaatacgtTATTTACAGgtacaaatataaaattatttaatatttcattattattaatttattaactaAAATGTACAGAATAtccttaaaaatttaaattcataaattgttttaataatcCTAACCTCCAGTAACTTCCCAGAAcagaaaaaaacatttattttaatactccagtcgtcagagacgaaaatgccactgaacctctaaaaatcataagaacaaaCTAAATTTTGCCTAGAATATttattttgggaccccaaaaagatgcaaaaaagtttaccacttttacccccgcgCTTCTACCCTAATACCCTTTCGCAGAGGGgtataaaacgcaaaaaaaatcgatttaccaataatctgtacatcatagaaaaaaatgaagctgaggtaattttaaacaaaaatgtttataagcattttttgtgtagaataaaccgttctcttagaaacaacggtTGAAGCGACCGTCGGCTTTGCATGTCAGTtatgcgcgcgaaatcaatgttcaataaaatttgtatcagctcgacggtaaaaattcgatatcttttgattcaaatgacctatcgacaaaaatcaagatgcgtttcaaaggtaaagagtttagctttcgtatgcaattttcgTATTTTGCCACAAATatactcagattttatacaggtgttaactAAATAAACGTAAATAAAAGACATGAGTTATTTGTAAAAAAGTTACTATTAAACGATTTGATTTCCAATCAGGTATTGTTagataaaaatcaacaaaactaaTATACAGAATGAGTCAAAATATAAAAGCACTTATAtttgacaaatattttttaagatgttaaaagtaaattaaaaaacaagttTAGGAATTGaatagtttattcttatattatttacaATCTCTACAAATACTAAATTGGTTTTCTGCTCACatatttttttcacaataaacaCAAATATGGCGACCTTTTCTATCATTACTTCTTGGACAATAATAACATCTACGATTTCATTTCTGAGGATTTACAGTGGGTATTTTAGCTGGATATCCCAAATAATCACAAATAGATTCCTTTTTGTTCCGAACTTTTTCGGAAGCCGTGTATTATCCGTGTTGTGGATTTAACAAGATGACACAAAATATCACACAGTCTGTGTTATAATTGATTTTTCGAAGAAACCATTTGATTACTGCACTATTTCACGTTTTTGATCTATTAATTAACCTCCCAAATTCTGTATTTAATACCTTTGGACTATTATCTATGTAGTGAAAAACTCACTAGATTAAGCCAATTAACATTTGACGGTAGAAATTATTAAATACAATTTCTCCTTTGATTTATTAAAGTTCCTTAAATTTTTGTGGTATGAGGATGATTAATAAGGAAAAATGTGAAAATCGGCAACATTGCACTGTCATTTTTACGAGACAGCTAGGAAATTTGACAGGTCAGTGGTCAGTTGAGTTTCTGTGGAGTTGAGTCCACTGTGGTTTGTTTGTGATTtgggtttattattttatttttctattgtttagttttttattggAATACTGTTAGTGATTTAgcttattaaatataaaatttatccaaatggaaataaaacaagaaattagTGAGAAGTACAAAACAGAAGTATATAATGATGTAGATGATGATATTCTGAGcacctacaaaattgaaattcaGAATGAACCCAAGACAGAAAGTACAAATGATACATATAACTACTTAGACCTAAGGGAATATCCTATCAAGACAGAAAGTGAAGGTGAAGAAGCACTTCTGCAATTTGAACAAGGCAAGCAAATAATGTTTGTATATTTCTCATTTTTCTTatatgtacacttcccgtcatataaaactggtacacttttttttcccaatgtaaacctgggttcagactggatacagtggttcgtgaattaattcgctgttgccatcacagataacggaattgcactaaatctaattaaaaaaaaatagagttattattagataggtattatttttatcattaacaataaaaaaccgtatttaataaatttaataaccagagatagggttcagctgatatccaaaatatttgaaggatctttaaacctagattattggcacagggaacattggaacgcatctactgtatctaattttttacttcaattacctagcgaacacgaactgtattttgtatcaataagtttagtcacaggccaactaccaaaattaatttattatttattatatgaacgataacattaacaaaaactatcattatactttatcctacgtagattataaagtgacagatccaataccttactgtaatgttttattataataatttaaagttatgtctagattgattttatctatcactatatttgaattgaaatattttcataaattataataaaacacaaatcaaggtatgagtacttaattgagataatgaaaaattacaaaattaatatgagaattttttaggattgcatgtttaaacaaatttaatgtgactgactgatcgagaatgctcgatgttttagtttttagaatactcaaaactggcggtctgtcacacagccctgcttttagctgatttcatataatattttcgttgaactggcaacagtgccctagaaattagaatgacacatgtgacaagatcaacttacacaacttgaaaaacatgattttcggtaataagagttgtaccagttttttatgacgcgaacggtactaataaaagtagtttttggGTATAATCAAAATTCCCTGTAAGGATCGTACTTTATCTTCTGATCAACTTACagtacatatttttataatatcataACTTTAGCTTTTCTGCATTATTTCTCAGTTAAAAGTGTTCTTCCTGTCATCCTATCAATGAATGAATGACAGTTTTCTCTGTCCAAGTCCAATGTTGCTACTCTTCTTTAATATAGTGTTATGTAATAACACTTCTTctgtaaattaataaaataaataaaatttatgtgaCAAAGTATATAAAAACCACTTTACACTGCATAAACATAATAGGAATAGATTGATTATGGGCCGAAAAAGGTCTCTTGTAGCAGTTCTAATCTTGAATGCATGAACTTTATTACCTCACCCAGAAAAAACTGTAAGTACTCTGGCAGTGGATTATTTTAGAGGGGAGAAT from the Diabrotica undecimpunctata isolate CICGRU chromosome 1, icDiaUnde3, whole genome shotgun sequence genome contains:
- the LOC140437845 gene encoding uncharacterized protein, which codes for MECNEDIKDSINHQILTCIKEERDCLKYNNTEVKPELEEYHCKNSHRGDPVLDEYCSDDIKIEKHILQDVTSEIKVEIKKELEKHKDDIHDKYGISQKKLLEMEGMKRKLHTCEICFRQLTTANSLKVHLRIHTGEKSYQCVVCFKQFNRKYSLYQHSKLHLKEKPYKCEICFKQFYTASNLKIHLRVHTGEKPHKCEICFKQFTTASNLKQHFRVHTGEKPYKCEICFKQFSQADNLKAHLRVHTGEKSYKCEICFRQLTTANSLKVHLRIHTGEKSYQCVVCFKQFNRKYSLYLHSKLHLEEQSYKCEICFKRFSQACELKIHLRVHTGEKPHKCEICFKQFTTAGNLKIHLRVHTGEKSYKCEICFKQFSRADNLKVHLRVHTGKTLKV